Below is a window of uncultured Cohaesibacter sp. DNA.
TTGCGCATAATCCTCCAAGGCATTGCACAAGCCCTCGGCCTCCTGATCGCGCCGCAAAGCTTTCATGGACAATATTGAATAATATGTTTTCTCGGAAAAGGCCCTGACTTCCATATCAAGGAAATCGCCTTTGAAATCAGCGGCCAAGGTCCAATTTTCCAGTGCTTTCTGCTCATTGCCCACTCTGGCATGGGCCACACCGGCCCAATAATGCGCGTCTGACTGGTTGGCGAGCAGATGCCGTGCCTCTCCCAGTGTCTGCGGGCTAGTCATGGCCTTGTCGAAAGCGGCACAAGCTGAAGCGACATCATCGCGTTCCAGCGCCTCGCGCCCCAGATTGAGACAGGTCCGGCTGAATTGCTCCAGCGCCATGCCTTCTCCGCCTTCCCAAGGCTGGAACTGCCGTTTCATCAAGCTAGCAAGGGCCTTGTCATAGGCTCCGGTGCTGTTAAGCAGCGCCACCATTTCGATGGTCAGATCATCGCGCTTGCTGACCAGATCACCATGGGCCTCCAGTTCGGCCAGCCTTTCCCAAGGCTGCTTGCCCAGACGTTTCCAGAGCTGATCACGTTCATAGAATATCCGTGCGTCCAGTGGATCGCAGGCAAAGGCCCGGTCATAGGCGACAAGCGCCTTTTGCGCATCCTTGAGGATATTGTGATAACCGATCCCCAGATTGCGCCATGGAATGGCAAATTTCGGCTGAGCCTCGACCGCCTTTTCCCAAAGCGAAATCGCCTCCCTGTGGCGCCGCTTGTCATAATAGAGATTGCCAAGATAATAGGGCGCCATGGCATCAGCCGGATTGGCGGCGATGGCTGCGTTGAGGATCGCGATCTCCTCCAGCCGGTGCGGGAAGCAAAAGTCACTGAGCGCCGCTTCTGCTGCCTTGCGCTGCTTGTCCGCCTCACCGGCAAGTCCAAGCTGGTCGGCAAAATAGGCGGCATAATAATGAATCAGTGGTTCCGTGCCCGACCCGTCCGGTGGCGTGCAGCGCGACGTCAGTTCGAAGGCGCGGTTGAACGCTCCCATTCCGGCATAATCCAGCGACAGATCCAGCAAGATCTGCGGATCAACGCTGAGAGACAGGCGCAGGGCGTCCCGTGCCAGATAATCCAGAGGATCAAGGGCAAGGGTCTGCTCGAACAGATCGTCTGCTTCGTCCGACCGCCCCAACGCCCTGAGGCAAAAGCCCTTGAGATTGCGGGCGCGCAGATTGTCCGGCCCGAACCGCAAGGCTTCATCCGCATGCAGCAATGCTTCGGACCATCGCCCGCATGCCGCATCGATTTGTGCCATGGCAAATTGGCTCGGAGCAACCCAACCGCTTGTCCAGCTCGCCTTGCCGAAATAGTCGTAAGCCACCTCCGAGCGCCCCAGATAACGCAAGGTCAGCCCCAGATGATAGAAGGCCTCGCCATCCTGCGGATTGGGATTGCGCAGACGCAGGCGACGAAGGGCCAAACGGAAATGCTTTTCTGCCTTTTCGAATTCACCCCGCCGCAAATGCCACAGTCCCATGGCATTGTTGCTGCGGCTGTCCAGAGGATCGCGCCGCAAGGCCTCGCGCCAGTAAAGATCCGCCTCGCGCGTTGCATGGCGATATTGGCTCAAATGCAGCCCGGTGATGTAAAGCTCGTCCAGACTTTCAATCTCTTCAGGCGCCAGAGGCTCTGTGGCCGATTGGGTCGCATCATCATCGCGTTCCCGCGCCACGCCCCATTCCAGAAGAAGATTGCCCTGCGCGTCATGAATGACCAGCTCCAGCTCTTCGCGACAGATATCCTGCGGCAACTCGGCCTCAAACCAGACCGGCGCAGAAGGTCCGGCATCGATCCCCCAGCAGGCCATTTCCTGACTGCCCCGCTTCACCCGCATCAGGGCACCGGCAATATCAACGACCGCATGCAGGCCGATCTTCAGGCGAGAGCCTTCAAGAGAGACATTGACCGCCATGTCCGGAGTTGCCTGATGAGCTGGTCCGATGTCGCGAATGCCATACCAATGCTGGGTAAAGACCTTTGTCTCCCCCGGTGCAATGAAGGCAAAATCCGGCTGATTGTCCGTATAGACCCCGGCCATCAGCTCGATATAGGGACGATAGATGCCATTGTCGTCCGGGTCGGTCAGATTGCGGTCCCACGCATAGCCGAATTCATGATTGCCCCATGTCCATTGTTTCTTGCCCGGCGAAACATGCCTGTCGGCCACATGAACAAGGCCAGCCCCTGCGGCATGATCATACCCGCCACAAAAGGCCCCTGACGAATCTACGCACATATAGGAGGTCGGCACCGGAATATTGGCATACCAGCGCATGTCGTTTGGCGCATAATTGGCTTCGGGCACGAACTGGCCGGGCAGATCGGCCTCAGGCACACCAGAGCGCGCCCGCTCGCCATAATCGACGCCATAATAAGGCCCTTGGCAATAGGGGAAATCGATCATTGCCCGCTTGGCATGATCAGCAACGCGCTTCACGTCTTCGGGAAAGAAGCTCTGATAATGCTCGTGCACTTCGGTTGCCGCATTGGCCCACCACATCACGGTTTGTGTCAGGGCCGTGCGATTATGCAACCGGACCAGAAGATCAAAACGGGCCGTTCCGGGATAGAGCCGCACTCCATGCATGCCCTTCATGCGGTTCATCGGCTCATGCTCACCCATCCAGACCGTCCGGGCACCATCGTCATGGGCTTCAATCACCCAATCGGTCGGCATATAGGTGCTGGGGCGATGATGCTGGGGCCAGTTGAATTCGATACCGCCGGAAATCCACGGGCCAGCCAGCCCGACAAGCGCCGGCTTGATCACATGGTTCCGATAGATAATGTCATATCCATTGGCCTTGTCGATCGCCGCATAGATGCGCCCGCCCAGCTCTGGTAGCAGAATGACCAGAAGATGCTCATTCTCGATAAAGACCGCGGTCCATTCATGGTCCACCGGCTGACTTTCAATCCGGTCGATGAATGGCAGCGGATAGACCCGCCCACTTGATCCCTGAAAGACCCTTTTTTCCAGAAACATCGGATTTCTTTCAGCCTTTGCAGGCTCATAGGTCGGCAACACCAGCGGCTGGCTCCAGGCCTTGACCGGGCCTTGCTGGGATGCGGGTGCTTCAGCAAAAAGGGTATGGCAAGTCATATCTGCATTTTGTCTTCAACGGCTGACGATTGGGTCTCTGAAGACATCCTCCGGTACCAATGGTGACGCCTGAGAACAAAAATCAGAATGGCAAATTTCCTGAATGATATGGAAGATATTCTGAAATGCGACATAGTCATGCATTTGCAGCAGGACTCGCTTTTGAGTATTTCCAATTCGCACTAAGCACAAAGTTTTAGAACCCATTCCAACCGCCATGAGAAAATCCCGCCCCTTCCGGCAGTCATGGCTGGGCATTTATTCTGCGACAAAGCACCGAAAATTCGTCTCAAAGCATCAGATATTCGCCTATAAAAAGCAAAAGGGCCTATTCTCTGCGTCCTTATGCTGAAGACATTTACAAACCCTGCCCCCTGCCTGCTCCCCAGACTGCCAGCGGAGCTGCAAAGCAGAAGCGGCCTTGATACTTGATTTCACTTTTCTTTTTGCGCCTTGAAATATGGACTATATGCCGAGAATTTCATATTGTGACGGCAAGGCGACAGGCCGCTATTTGCCAACCGGCACCTCCATAAGAGGCAATCCCTGCCTGATCGCATCAACCTGCAAAAAGGGCCATTGGCATGACGACAGACGAACACCAGATTCGCGAAGGCTTTGCCGGTCAGCGTTCGGCGGTCTTGCCGCGCTCGGTTGTTTCGAACTGGCTGGCCAATGATCCCCTGATCGACATGGTCCCCAGCGATGTGGGGATCTTCCCTCAGGCACAATGGCATTATGTGGATCGCCCGAAGGGCTCTGCGCAATTGATCCTGATCTATTGTGTTTCGGGAGAAGGCTGGGCCACCGTCGCGCAAAACCAGTTTCGCGTCCGCGCCGGGCAGGCCCTTCTGGTTCCCCCCAACATGCCCCATCTCTATGGAGCAGATCAGCATAATCCCTGGACGATCTACTGGATTCATCTGGCGGGCAAGAAGACCCGAAGCCTTTTGCAATTGCTCGAGCTGGAGCCGACATCCCTCATGCTCTATCCCGGACACGACCCGGCGCTGCCGTCCCTGTTCGAGCGCATTCTATATCTGCTCGACAGCGGCTATTCGGATGAGAGCCTTCGACTTGCCTCCATGGCAGCCCATCAGATGGCCACCCATCTGGTTTCCATTCGCCACCGGCTGCCCCATGGCGAAGACAGCCACAGGGCCAACATCAAGGGCATCATCGATTTCATGAACAAGGCCCTCGAACAAAAGCTTTCACTGGAAGAACTGGCCGCTCAGGCCAATATGTCGAAATCCCATTTCGCCTTCATTTTCAAGAAGCGCACCGGCTTTGCTCCGCTGGACTATTTCCTGCGCCTGAAAATGCAA
It encodes the following:
- a CDS encoding AraC family transcriptional regulator, encoding MTTDEHQIREGFAGQRSAVLPRSVVSNWLANDPLIDMVPSDVGIFPQAQWHYVDRPKGSAQLILIYCVSGEGWATVAQNQFRVRAGQALLVPPNMPHLYGADQHNPWTIYWIHLAGKKTRSLLQLLELEPTSLMLYPGHDPALPSLFERILYLLDSGYSDESLRLASMAAHQMATHLVSIRHRLPHGEDSHRANIKGIIDFMNKALEQKLSLEELAAQANMSKSHFAFIFKKRTGFAPLDYFLRLKMQRACYLLDTTDLPVKVIAMQLGFEDSLYFSRRFRLIHNCSPIQYKAIQKG
- a CDS encoding DUF5107 domain-containing protein, producing MTCHTLFAEAPASQQGPVKAWSQPLVLPTYEPAKAERNPMFLEKRVFQGSSGRVYPLPFIDRIESQPVDHEWTAVFIENEHLLVILLPELGGRIYAAIDKANGYDIIYRNHVIKPALVGLAGPWISGGIEFNWPQHHRPSTYMPTDWVIEAHDDGARTVWMGEHEPMNRMKGMHGVRLYPGTARFDLLVRLHNRTALTQTVMWWANAATEVHEHYQSFFPEDVKRVADHAKRAMIDFPYCQGPYYGVDYGERARSGVPEADLPGQFVPEANYAPNDMRWYANIPVPTSYMCVDSSGAFCGGYDHAAGAGLVHVADRHVSPGKKQWTWGNHEFGYAWDRNLTDPDDNGIYRPYIELMAGVYTDNQPDFAFIAPGETKVFTQHWYGIRDIGPAHQATPDMAVNVSLEGSRLKIGLHAVVDIAGALMRVKRGSQEMACWGIDAGPSAPVWFEAELPQDICREELELVIHDAQGNLLLEWGVARERDDDATQSATEPLAPEEIESLDELYITGLHLSQYRHATREADLYWREALRRDPLDSRSNNAMGLWHLRRGEFEKAEKHFRLALRRLRLRNPNPQDGEAFYHLGLTLRYLGRSEVAYDYFGKASWTSGWVAPSQFAMAQIDAACGRWSEALLHADEALRFGPDNLRARNLKGFCLRALGRSDEADDLFEQTLALDPLDYLARDALRLSLSVDPQILLDLSLDYAGMGAFNRAFELTSRCTPPDGSGTEPLIHYYAAYFADQLGLAGEADKQRKAAEAALSDFCFPHRLEEIAILNAAIAANPADAMAPYYLGNLYYDKRRHREAISLWEKAVEAQPKFAIPWRNLGIGYHNILKDAQKALVAYDRAFACDPLDARIFYERDQLWKRLGKQPWERLAELEAHGDLVSKRDDLTIEMVALLNSTGAYDKALASLMKRQFQPWEGGEGMALEQFSRTCLNLGREALERDDVASACAAFDKAMTSPQTLGEARHLLANQSDAHYWAGVAHARVGNEQKALENWTLAADFKGDFLDMEVRAFSEKTYYSILSMKALRRDQEAEGLCNALEDYAQELLTKPAKIDYFATSLPTMLIFEDDIQLRQSITAYVMLGQLALVRGQYAVAKDWLSRALKEDPNHALASELLVEAERGGALPASVLSV